One genomic segment of Odocoileus virginianus isolate 20LAN1187 ecotype Illinois chromosome 17, Ovbor_1.2, whole genome shotgun sequence includes these proteins:
- the KCNJ12 gene encoding ATP-sensitive inward rectifier potassium channel 12 — protein MTASGRTNPYSIVSSEEDGLHLVTMSGANGFGNGKVHTRRRCRNRFVKKNGQCNIEFANMDEKSQRYLADMFTTCVDIRWRYMLLIFSLAFLASWLLFGVIFWVIAVAHGDLEPAEAHGRTPCVLQVHGFMAAFLFSIETQTTIGYGLRCVTEECPVAVFMVVAQSIVGCIIDSFMIGAIMAKMARPKKRAQTLLFSHNAVVALRDGKLCLMWRVGNLRKSHIVEAHVRAQLIKPRVTEEGEYIPLDQIDIDVGFDKGLDRIFLVSPITILHEIDEASPLFGISRQDLETDDFEIVVILEGMVEATAMTTQARSSYLANEILWGHRFEPVLFEEKNQYKIDYSHFHKTYEVPSTPRCSAKDLVENKFLLPSTNSFCYENELAFLSRDEEDEVDGEQDSLGPQARRDFDRPQAGTALDQRPYRRESEI, from the coding sequence ATGACTGCGTCCGGCCGCACAAACCCCTACAGCATCGTATCTTCAGAGGAGGACGGGCTGCACCTGGTGACCATGTCGGGCGCCAACGGCTTCGGCAATGGCAAGGTGCACACGCGGCGCCGGTGCCGGAATCGCTTCGTCAAGAAGAACGGCCAGTGCAACATCGAGTTCGCCAACATGGATGAGAAGTCGCAGCGCTACCTGGCGGACATGTTCACCACGTGCGTGGACATCCGCTGGCGCTACATGCTGCTCATCTTCTCGCTGGCCTTCCTCGCCTCCTGGTTGCTGTTCGGGGTCATCTTCTGGGTCATTGCGGTGGCCCACGGGGACCTGGAGCCCGCGGAGGCGCACGGGCGCACGCCGTGCGTGCTGCAGGTGCACGGCTTCATGGCGGCCTTCCTCTTCTCCATCGAGACGCAGACCACCATCGGCTACGGGCTGCGCTGCGTGACTGAGGAGTGCCCGGTGGCCGTGTTCATGGTGGTGGCGCAGTCTATCGTGGGCTGCATCATCGACTCCTTCATGATTGGCGCCATCATGGCCAAGATGGCGCGGCCCAAGAAGCGCGCACAGACGCTGCTCTTCAGCCACAATGCGGTGGTGGCGCTGCGTGACGGTAAGCTCTGCCTCATGTGGCGCGTGGGCAACCTACGCAAGAGCCACATCGTGGAGGCCCACGTGCGGGCCCAGCTCATCAAGCCCCGGGTCACGGAGGAGGGCGAGTACATCCCGCTGGACCAGATCGACATTGATGTCGGCTTTGACAAGGGCCTGGACCGCATCTTCCTGGTGTCTCCCATCACCATCCTGCACGAGATTGACGAGGCCAGCCCTCTGTTCGGCATCAGCCGGCAGGACCTGGAAACGGATGACTTCGAGATCGTGGTCATCCTGGAGGGCATGGTGGAGGCCACGGCCATGACCACGCAGGCCCGCAGCTCCTACCTGGCCAACGAGATCCTGTGGGGCCACCGCTTTGAGCCTGTCCTCTTTGAGGAGAAGAACCAGTACAAGATCGACTACTCGCATTTCCACAAGACATACGAGGTGCCATCCACGCCCCGCTGCAGTGCCAAGGACCTGGTGGAGAACAAGTTCCTGCTGCCAAGCACCAACTCCTTCTGTTACGAGAATGAGCTGGCCTTCCTGAGCCGTGACGAGGAGGACGAGGTGGACGGAGAGCAAGACAGCCTCGGCCCCCAGGCCAGGCGCGACTTTGACAGGCCGCAGGCCGGCACAGCCCTTGACCAGCGGCCTTACAGACGGGAGTCTGAGATCTGA